Within the Eucalyptus grandis isolate ANBG69807.140 chromosome 1, ASM1654582v1, whole genome shotgun sequence genome, the region cttaaaagaaaaaaaaaaaaaaactctctctTTCGACCAAAGGTACCCTCCCCCTCCATCCgtaatcatcatcatcgtcgtcgtcgaagctgtttcttcttttttcccctcgcCTCCTGAGCACAGGAAGGATCGTATCTTTTTCGACCCTCTTGCCGCTTCCTTCTCGTGCGCCCCCAATTCGCGTTCATCTGCGTAAATTTCGTATCTTTTAATTAATGCCCATCGTCGCGACTAGTGTTATctgcttagttttttttttttttttttttttttttttttttatctgggTAGCGAAGGTCTCCCCATCCCGTCTTCATCCGCCTCGCCGCCGTTTAATTTAATACGGTGCTTGCGTGCCTACGCTTCCTCCTCTCGGTGCGTGCCGATAAGTCAGATGAAAGAAAATGGGGACGCCGTGTTGCAGCCCCTGCGCATCTCGCCTGTTTCCACCCCACTTTTGGCGGTTTGCTTGTTAATCCGCGTCTGCCCGTTTCTGGGTTCCCGGTTTCTTGCCCTGATCTGAATCGGGTTCTCGTTTGCGTAGTCGGGTTCTTGGGTATTCAAGATTTCTGCCTTCCAGCTTCTTGATTTCCGATGTTTTGTTCTCTGGGTTGTTTTGGGTCGATTGTGTTGTTATCTGCGGTGATGACGGTGGTTTTCTTGTCCCAGTTGCATGTTATTCTCAGTGAGTCCTGGAATTAGTTGGACTGGGTATGGTTTGTGGTCGTCGTTTTGACGTGGTGTCAAGTTGAGCTTGGCGATTTGTTTAATCCAGTGGCCGATATGGCCGGATTCTTCATTTGGTCCTAGGTGTTTTGATGGACAGCATACGTCAATGTCGGGTTCCTTGAACTGAATTGTAGCTTGATGACTCGATGTTTGTATAGGAGGATCTAAGCCATAGGGGGCAGATGACTTGGATTTGAGTAAATGGGACAGAATGTACTAGCATACTGCTATATGACTTGAGATTTATTCTGCAATCAAACACTCGACATTTAGGAAGAGCAAAACCACTTTACTAATCTGAGGGGATGGTCGAGGTTCACGTTGTTTTATTTACTATAACACTGGCAGTTCCTCTGTGAGTGTTATCAGTAGGCTAGTTGCCTTATGCTTTTGATGTTGTTGAGATTCTTGAGAACTTTCataattgaaagttttatgttCTTGAAGATGCCTGTTCCCAATAAATGTCGCTTTTTGAAGTTCCAAAGGATATTAAATTTGTTAAGCAGACAAACCTTAAGATTCAGCACAACTACGAAATACAAACTGAGAAAGTTTGACAAGCGTAGTTTCATTATATGCCCACGATGCCTTCTTGTATGGAAAATATCCTTTTGTAGGATCTTTTCACAGTAGGTGGTTCCATTTTGCAGAAGCTTCTTAAAGTAAGGAAATTGTTTGACTCATGTTTATAAGTGGCAGTGGAATTGGTAAAGGTACATGTCAGAAGGAAAGAAGCTTGACCATTTAAAATGAGAATGACTATTCTTAACCAATGGAACTGAAGTGGATAGGTCAAATTCTTCTTTCACTATCTCTTTGGGTGAAAAATAGCATTCTTCCAGAGGAATTTGAAATCAACGTTGTACCATTTCTGGTATTTAGTGTTTGGTATGTCTAGACTGCTTTTCATTAATCTATGGTTTGTTTTAGCTGAGCTTTTGTGGTAATGCAACTTCGACGAGAATTGGCTGTTCGTGCATTGTGTGTTTTATGGTGAAGTAGTCTCTTATTTCGCTTCAAGAATGTTCTGTGAGGTCCTTTAAATCCCTTAGACTTCTTAGATTGGTGATTTGCCCTAGACAGATGGGAATGCtgatttacattttcttttttgggccaGAAGACTCTTTAATACTCGTGAAAGCAATATGGAGCATTTCATCTGACCTCGGCTCAACTATTCTTGTTGTTTAGGGCTGTATTATCAAATGACTCTGGTGGATGGTAGGTGAAGAGTTTATAACCCACAAACCCTACCCGTCCTACAGCAGCCAACATTCTCCTTACTCTATCTCCGTGAGTCCATGGTGATGTCAAGTTAAAATGGATATTTCCCTTTAACTATGTATTCTAGTATTCTTTatttgacatgaatacattcaTTTTGCCAATAACAAGGTATGGCGTACTAATAACCTGGCTTGTTCTTAGGTTCCAAGTTCAAACCACTCAATAAAAGATTCCTTCTTCTGGCTGTTCTCAGTGTTATAGTCTGTGTTGTATGTTTACCTATAATATCAAAGTCTTGATGTTCTCTCCTTAAGTGTCTCTATTTAGACTGGTGAACCTGGTTCTCATCCAGCTTAAATTAAAATTAGCATCTGTTTCGAGCTTAATATCTGAAGGTCAGTTCCAGTGGCTGCCAACAATTTTGGAGTTGGTATCTTGCAATTCACTGCCAATCAAAAGTTTCTAGTGCCAAGCTCATGAAGCTTTTCATACTTCTTCAGAAAGTTCAGAACTTTTACTTGGGCATAGGATCGATTGTTTTGGATGCAGATGATTAATTAGAATTTGGATAATGCGTCACAAATCTTTAAGAAGTGACCATGATATTATGCAGTCAAGGGAACTGGTGAAGGTGACTTTGTGATGGATGCTATCTTCAGATCCATCCTTAGTACAGTGAAGAGCCTGGGAAGAATTTTGTATATCCTTGAAAAGGAACTTGGGGAAAACGCTGTTTACATTAATAAAGATGATCGGCTGACGTTATTGTAGTTGAATTCCAATTTCTTCGCTGCATTAATCACTTATTTGTTTAGCTTTGCATTGTTATAGCAAAGACATATCTGGAAAGGTTCTTTTTTCTCCAACAGATGCAAAATCTTAGATTATTCaatgctttcttttgtttttttgggcaGGGAGTAGTCAAAAGCAACTTGTCCATTACTTTGGATCATAAACTTCTCCTAAGATCTGGCCTTTTACAAGCTCAATAATTTATGGGCTGAGGTGCACTTTTCATGGGAGGTGTTGAGGATGAGAGTGAACCAGCCTCAAAACGCATGAAGTTATCATCCAGAGTTTTGAGAGGTCTTGCAAACGGTTCATCTCGTACAGAGCCTGCAGCTGGCTCTTCACTAGGTTTAATGGCTCGGCCCCTACCAATTGAAGGGGACGAAGAAGTTATTGGTTCAAAGGGTGTGATcaaaagagttgaatttgtaCGACTTATAGCGAAGGCATTATATTCCCTCGGTTATGAAAAAAGTGGTGCTCGCTTGGAGGAAGAGTCTGGGATACCGTTGCAGTCCTCTGTGGTAAATTTGTTCATGCAACAGATATCTGATGGGCTTTGGGATGAAAGCGTGGTGACGTTGCATAAAATTGGTCTCTCTGATGAAAATTTAGTAAAGTCAGCCTCTTTCTTGATATTGGAGCAGAAATTCTTAGAACTTCTGGATCAGGAAAAAGCTATGGATGCTCTGAAGACGTTAAGGACAGAGATCACACCTCTTTGCATAAAAAATAGTAGGGTACGTGAGCTCTCGTTGTGCATCATCTCTCCATCATCATGTGGGCTTCTTAACCAGAATAAAAGAAATAGTACAAGAGCAAGGTCCCGTTCAGAGCTTCTGGAGgaattgcaaaaattacttcCTCCAGCAGTTATTATTCCAGAAAGAAGGTTGGAACATCTGGTGGAGCAGGCCCTTGTCCTGCAAACAGATGCATGTATGCTTCATAACTCTATAGATATGGAAATGTCACTGTACACTGATCATCAATGTGGTAAAGAACACATCCCCTGTCGAACTTTGCAGGTTAGTGCAtcaaaaattttatgcaatggttgtattttaatttatttgacttCTTGATGTGAGCTTAAAACAGTGTTTGTATCCTATTATTTGTCAGAAATTTCTAGTGAGAGCTTACTATATATAACTATCTTTTCCTGGAACAGATTTTACAATCACATAATGATGAAGTTTGGCTTGTGCAATTTTCACATAATGGGAAATATTTAGCTTCTGCATCCAATGATCGATCAGCAATCATTTGGGAGGTAATGTTGCTTGCTTTgaggttttatttatttttatttattttttcttctggtTGAGGGGAGAGTGCTTACTTTTAAGTGTAATTACCATCCTTGAAGTCAAATTTCTACCCATCCACCTTTACCTAATTTGGTTCATCATGCAATCTGATAATTAATTGGATTGGACTTAGTTCTATTGAGTTGCTAAGCATTTGTGATTTGTAACCACATTCAGTTGCATTCTCGATGTAGAAGTTTCATCTACTGATGTGAAGATATCATTTTGGGTAATCTTTTTACCATGTCAAATTTTCTGATCTTTCTCATTTCTCGTGctgataattttttcttatctCATGTGGTAAATTTGGAATTGTTGCTTAGCACCCAACCTCATCTGGCAGGCTGATGTTTTGTGGTGTTGGATTTATAGAAGATTGTATTTCTTTGAATGTAGTGCTTTCTTCACATTCATGAATGGAGGAAGGGCTCTTTAACTTAAATAAAAACTCCCACTGTATTGGAAAAGAATATGGGTCTCATCTCATGAGACAGGAATTTGGAATgatattttcaagaaatgactatcatgaaaaattcgaattaatgatgattgtgaaaatttgagCATGCTTATTCTCTGAAGAGCAAGGATGAGTGAGGTTATCTGGTTTCTTTTGGTAAGCGACTGAAATTGTgtttttttactaaattttcAGTCACCAGCTACTTTGTGGCTATGAACTCCTTTGTGATTGTGAATGGTGTTCTAATTGTAGGTTGATGAGAATGGCAGCGTCTCATTGAAGCATAAATTGACTGGTCACCAGAAGCCGATTTCTTCTGTCTGTTGGAGTCCAGATGACCGACAGCTTCTCACTTGTGGGGTTGGGGAGACAGTGAGGCGCTGGGATGTCTCTTCTGGTGAATGCCTTCGTGTTTATGAGAAAGTTGGCCATGGCCTCATTTCATGTGCGTGGTTTCCAGATGGAAAATGGATATGTTATGGTGTTAGTGATCGGAGCATATGCATGTGCGACTTGGAGGGGAAAGAGATTGAATGCTGGAAAGGGCAGAGAACTCTTAGTATTTCTGATTTGGAAATTACTAGCGATGGAAAGCAGATCATAAGTATATGTAGAGAAACTGCAATACTTTTACTTGACCGGGAAGCAAAATATGAAAGAATGATAGAAGAAAATCAAACGATAACTTCTTTCTCATTGTCAAAGGATAATAGATACTTGCTTGTTAATCTCTTGAATCAAGAGATCCATCTTTGGGATATAAAAGGGGATTTCAGGCTGGTTGCAAAGTACAAAGGTCTTAAGCGCAGTCGGTTTGTAATCAGGTCTTGTTTCGGTGGACTCAAACAGGCCTTTGTTGCCAGTGGTAGTGAAGACTCACAGGTgtgtattttccatttgatcTTTAGTTATAAAGATACAAGGCATACAGAAGCACATATGCATGTCTCTTGGTTACATGGAACTACATATACATGGAGCTCATTAGGTGACTCTTTCATATCTGAACATGCTGGTCTAACTCAATATATAATTCTGCTTTAGGGTTTGGGAAATAACAGAGTAGATGGGTGCATTACCTGtcagtttttctttctcaaaagtgGTTAAATTTTTAACAGCATGGCCTTGCACACTTGCATAAATTAAGCAAAGACTGCATGTTGTTGGAAATTCTACTTAAGAGGGTCTTGTGCTTACTGTTCACTTCAATGGATCTGTACTGGTGATGCTGTTGATGAGTCTCGTGGGTTTTtgctcattctctctctctctctctctctctgggggaCATTATTGGCTCAATCATCAACTCATGTTGTTCACTTCAATTATTGCTGTCCAGTATCAGTGGGCAAGGTTGTGAGTCAAATCTTTTCCCTTTAGAATGCTCATGACATTTCTCTAATCTTATGTACTGTGTACATGAGCATGCAACAGCAAGACAAGGTTTGGTAGGAAGTTTTAGAAACTTATCATGTGAAAGTTTGATAGTGATACTTTATTGTGGGtttgattcttttccttttatttcttatatTCACCAGTTTGGAATGACAGAGGAGATTTTGGAGGCTgaagaaattaattttgtgtATTGAAGGAGTTTTCAAATCTTATTTGTGGTACTCTCTAGTCATGATGAAGTTTCTTGTTACTATGTTTTAGGTTTACATTTGGCACAAAGGCTCAGGTGAGCTGATCGAGCCATTGCCAGGTCACTCAGGAGCTGTGAATTGCGTGAGCTGGAACCCAGCAAACCACCACATGTTGGCATCGGCCAGTGACGACCGTACCATCCGGATATGGGGCTTGAATGAGCTAAACACGAGGCACAAGGGTGCACGCCCCAATGGTGTCCACTACTGTAATGGCAATGGCAccagctgaagaagaagaagaaagatgcaTGGCTCTAGCTGAGAGCCCTGATGCTGCTTTGTTAGCCATTGCTTTGGTGTAAATACGTATGTTCATCTAAAAAGCAGACACATTCATGTCAGACCAAGCATGTGAATCTTCAGCAAACTTACTGGTaataaatttttactatttcATCATAACTTGTGGGCATCTGGTGAATAGAGCATCGATCTCTCAGGCTATGCTCTGATCAGACACTTTATAATCCATTCCTTGATTTTGTTTCCATATCAGATTAACATGCTACTTGCTCGGGCAGATATTGAACTGGTACTTGTCTGTAGGCTTACCATTATCCGGTTATTGCAAGTTCCAAATGTAAAAAAGTCtgcatcttttcttttacatCAATCCTTTTGCGGGCTAAAGGAGTGCGTTGTGTATTGAAAGTAAGAAACTGGAAAAACGGCCATTCACTTCGACCAGGAAC harbors:
- the LOC104442360 gene encoding WD repeat-containing protein 26 homolog yields the protein MGGVEDESEPASKRMKLSSRVLRGLANGSSRTEPAAGSSLGLMARPLPIEGDEEVIGSKGVIKRVEFVRLIAKALYSLGYEKSGARLEEESGIPLQSSVVNLFMQQISDGLWDESVVTLHKIGLSDENLVKSASFLILEQKFLELLDQEKAMDALKTLRTEITPLCIKNSRVRELSLCIISPSSCGLLNQNKRNSTRARSRSELLEELQKLLPPAVIIPERRLEHLVEQALVLQTDACMLHNSIDMEMSLYTDHQCGKEHIPCRTLQILQSHNDEVWLVQFSHNGKYLASASNDRSAIIWEVDENGSVSLKHKLTGHQKPISSVCWSPDDRQLLTCGVGETVRRWDVSSGECLRVYEKVGHGLISCAWFPDGKWICYGVSDRSICMCDLEGKEIECWKGQRTLSISDLEITSDGKQIISICRETAILLLDREAKYERMIEENQTITSFSLSKDNRYLLVNLLNQEIHLWDIKGDFRLVAKYKGLKRSRFVIRSCFGGLKQAFVASGSEDSQVYIWHKGSGELIEPLPGHSGAVNCVSWNPANHHMLASASDDRTIRIWGLNELNTRHKGARPNGVHYCNGNGTS